TGCGCGAGTTCGTCCGTATCGAGGACATCCCCGACACGCGCGCGAATGTTCCGCATGTGCACCTTCGCGACCCTCGCGAACTCCGCACGGCCCCGGCGCGTGACGCCGGCGATCGTGCCACGGGCGTCGTCGGGGTCGTTCGACTTCTCGACGAGCCCGCGCTCCGCCAGTCGGTCGATGAGGCGAGACACCGACGACTGCGTGATGAGCACGCTGCGGTTCAGGTCACGGAGGCGAACCCGGTGGTCCGGTTCACGCACGATGTTGAACAGGACGTCGTACTCGTTGATCGACATGCCCGTTGCGGAGAAGTCGTCGCGCAGGTCGCGCATGATCGAAACCTGGGCGCGAAACAGCGCCTCCCAGGCGTCGACGGCCGCGTCGGATGATCCCATGAAGATGCATCATAATCGCCGTCGCCGCTGCCAGGGTCAACGCGACCTGGCGCGGGCTCTCAGGCCGGCTAGAACCGGTCGGGCGAGTGCGCCATCGAGTACAGCACCTCGACATCGGCGTGGCGGTCGAACCGGTAGCCGGTGCCGCGCACCGTGCGAACGATGTCGGCGTACGGTCCGAGCTTCGAGCGCAGACGGCGCACGTGCACGTCGATGGTCCGGTCGTTCGGCCGCTCGTCCGGAGCATCCCGCCAGAGCGTATCGATGATCTCGGCACGATCGACCGTGCGGCCCTCGCGCAGCACGAGCGCCTGCAGCAGCTCGAACTCCTTGTACGTGAGGCCCACGTTCTCGCCGCCGAGGAGGACGCGGCGGCGCGTCGTGTCGATCGTCACGCCGGTCGGCTGCTCCTGCTCGGGCGACGTGCCGTAGTACTCGGCCAGCGCTTGCGGCTCGCCCAGGGCGAGCCGCACGACGTCGATGTCTCGTCCCCCGGTGCCCTTGGGGGCGAGAGCCACGGCCGCGTATGTCTCCGCGTGCGGAGCGACCTCGCCCGTGACGCGCTTCAGCGCCTCGACGAGCTTGGTCAGCGTGGTGTTGTCGAGCTTCGCCTTCGCCTCGTCGAGCCCCACGTACAGCACGAAGCCGCGCGCCTCACGCGCAGAGGTGTTCTGCCCCGGGGCGTTCTCGCCTGGGACGGGGGAAGCTGCGCCCGGACCCGCGGGCTGGCGCTGCGGGCCCGCCGGCGTCGGTGCGGCGCCCGCGCCGGCACCCGGGATGCTGGGATTCGGATGCACGGGTGGGAGCGGTCGCGTCCCCGTGGTCGGGTGCGGACGCTGTGGACCCTGGGCGCTCGGCGGTGCGTTCACGGGTCGTTGCGAGGTGGTCGAGCGAGCTGTGCGGTTCGGTTGGATCGCGATGGCCGCGTGTTGCGGGCCGCCTGGGCGATCGAGCGGCGCGAGCCGGCGGTGGCCCGGGCGTGCGGCGATGTCCGTGATGCGCGCGCTCGCGGGGGCGGCGGCGCGTGGGTCGGTCGTGATGGGAGCGGTCGGCATTGATCGGAGTCCTTGAAGATGCTGCTGGTCGCCGGTGTTGAGTCGGCCCGGCGACGAGGGGCCCCGGCCGTGGCACGGCCATGGAGCGGGAAGCGCGGCAACGAGGCCGCGGTGCGCGACGATGAGCGCAGGTGACGGTGTCGCGAGCGTGAACGCACGGGAGTGCGGTGCCTCAGCGACACATTCGACAGCACGCGAAGCCGGGCAGCATCATGCCGGCGTTCCCCTTCGCCGCGCGGGCGGGCATGGGTCGCGTCGTGTTCGTCATGCGGGCAAGTATGACCGCGCATGAAAGTGCCTGTCAAACGATGACGCCGCGTGACGGAAGGCCGGAATACCGGACCGGGCGTCCGGCCCGCGTGGTCCGTGGCCGCGCTGGATCGCGGCCGCCGGGCGGCTACTCGGCGGTCCCGTAGAGCCGGTCTCCTGCGTCGCCGAGGCCGGGGACGATGTAGCCGTCGTCATTGAGGGACTCGTCGAGCGCGCCGAGCACGATCGTGACGTTCTTGTCCCCGAAGTCCCGGTTCATGCGCTGCACCCCCTCGGGAGCGGCGACGAGGCAGATGGCCGTCACGTCGCTCGCACCCGCATCGAAGAGGAACTGCACGGTTGCGCTGAGCGAGCCGCCCGTCGCGAGCATGGGATCGAGCACGAAGCACTGCCGGTTCGAGAGGTCTTCCGGCAGGCGTTTGGCATAGGTCTGCGGTTGCAGGGTGGTCTCGTCGCGCACGATGCCGACGAAGCCCACCTCGCACGCGGGCACGATCTTCACGAAGCCGTCGAGCATCCCGAGCCCGGCGCGAATGATGGGCACGGCGAGCGGAAGCGGCTCGCTGATTTTCACGCCAGTCGTGGTCGCGACGGGCGTTTCGACCTCGACCTCGGTCACCCGCATGTCGCGCGTGGCCTCGTAGCTCAGGAGCGCCACGAGCTCGGCGACGAGTTCGCGGAACGCAGGCGCCTGGGTGGCGCGATCACGCAGCACCGACAGCTTGTGGGTGACGAGGGGATGGTCGGCAACGTGCACACGCATGGGCTCAGCGTAGTGGGGGCCTTCAGGTTGCCGGGTCGCCGCCCGAAGGGCGAAGCGCCCGACGTGCAGCTGGTGCACCATGAGGCACGCGTCACCGGTGCGCATGCGAGAATTCGGCGAACGGCGGGCCGTGACACCTGACCGCGCCACGCCGACGAGGGAGGACCGGTGCGCGCGACCCCCGAGCACGAGGCGCTCATGCGGATGGCGCTCGTCGAGGCGCGTGCGGCGCTCGCGACGGGTGACGTGCCGATCGGTGCCGTCGTCGTCGACCCGCGAGGAATCGTCATCGCGCGCGGCCGCAACACGCGCGAGGCCGCCGGCGATCCGACCGGCCACGCCGAGGTGAACGCCCTCCGGTCCGCCGCCGTCGCCCGCGAGGACGGCTGGCGCCTCCAGGGGTGCACGCTCGTGGTCACGCTGGAACCCTGCGCCATGTGCGCGGGCGCACTGCTCGCGGCCCGAGTCTCGACCGTCGTGTACGGCGCCTGGGACGACAAGGCCGGCGCGGTGGGCTCCGTCTACGACCTCGTACGCGATGGGCGACTCCCGGCGACCGCGACGGTCGTCGCGGGCGTACTGGCCGACGAATGCGCCGAGCTGACGCGGTCGTTCTTCCGCGCGGAGAGCTCTTCCATCCCCGTGTCTCAAAATGCGACCGGCATGCGCCGCCCCGGGCTGGCTCGTTAGACTGATCCTTCCCGCACGCCGCGCAACGTCGCGCGGCGACGATGAAGGAGCACCATGGAGACGAGCTCTGCACTCGGACGCTCGCGCGCAGCCCTCCGCGTCGACGGTGCCGGACTGGGCCGCCTTCGCCGTGCGCGCGAGGCGTTCTTCGCGAATGCCGCAGGCGCGCGTGATCCCGGCCTGCGTACGGAGATCTCGCAGTCATGGCGGCGATCACTCGAGAGCGGTGTCGACCCGAACGCGAGCGAGCTTCCGCTTCTCGATGTGGGGGGACGCTCGAAGCGGCTCCGAGCCGCGGCTGAGCCGGTCATGCGGCGACTCGGGGCGCAGCTCGAAGACTCGCGCGCATGGATGATGCTCCTCGACCGGGAGTGCGCCCTGCTGAGCCCGGTGGTCGGCGACACCGAGCAGTGCGCCATCGCCGCCAATCGCGGAGCCCAGCCGGGTGCGCTCTTTTCGGAGTCGAAGGTCGGCACGAACGGGTCCTCGATCGCGACCGAGCGGTTTGAGCCCTTCGTGGTCGTTGGCCCGGAGCACTTTCGAGAATGCGAGCAGATGCTCGTCTCGGTCGGAGCGCCGATCCGCGACGCGCAGGGGCGGCACTGCGGCAGCCTCATGTTGCTGTGCCGAGTCCCGCAGGCGTCGAGCGTCATGCTGCCATTCACCTGTAATGCCGCTGCCGATATCGAGGATCGCTTGCGCGAGCTCGCCGCAGGCGCGGGACGGGAACTGCTCGCGCGCTATTCGCGTCTCTCGGTGCGTCCCTCGCGCGCGGCCATCGCGGTCGGTGACGACCTGCTGATCGCCAACAGGGCGGCTCGCCAGCTGACGGCCCACGGAGTTGGCCTCGAATCCATCGCGCAGCGCGCGCTCGACAGCGCGCAGGAGACGGACGAACCGGAGTTCGAGATAACGAGCGCCGACGGGGGAGAGGGGCGGCTGCAGCTACGCGTCTCGCGCGTGACCCTGTCCGACGGGAGCGTCGGCGCCATCGCCCATCTCCTTCAACCGGCCTCGCCCGCTCGACGCCGCGGAACCCCGAACTCGGACCCGCTCGAGATGCTGCGGCGAGCGCGACGCGCCGGCGCCGACGCGTGCATCGTCGGCGAGGCGGGAAGCGGGAGGCGCACCCTGGCGGTCGAGGCTTGTGCCGGCGACGGCGTAACCTTCGACGCCCGCTTGGCGGAGCGTGATCCCGACGCGTGGCTCATGCGGCTCCGCAACGCCGCCGGGACATCGCCCGCGGTGGTCATCGCGCATCTCGACCAGCTCGCCCCCGCACTCGCTGCCGAGATCGTGCACATCGCCGCGAGGTCGTCGGCGTGGTTCGTGGCGACCGTGGCCGGGACCACGGTCGGGGCCGGCCGCTCGCCGATGGACGACCACTTCGCGGTCGTGACCGCACGGACACCGCTGCGTGAGCGCCGGGACGAGTTCCGGATGATCGTGGCGCGGATCCTCGCAGAGGTCGGGGGAGCCGGGTTCGACGAACTGCCGACCCGTTGCTCGCCCGACGCGCTCGCGGCGCTGTCGCGCCAGCGATGGCCGGGAAACGTCTCGCAACTCCGGCGCGTCCTCCTGACGGCCGCGATGCGTGCCTCGACGAATGAGATCCGCCTCGAGGACATCCCGCCGAGCGTGCTCGTCGATGCCCGGGCAGGGGCGACGACGAAGCTCGAGCGGCTCGAGCGAGAGACGATCCTCGAGGGCCTTCGCGACGCCGCTTGGAACAGGGACGACGCGGCGAGATCGCTCGGCATCTCGCGCGCGACCCTGTACCGCAAGCTCAAGCAGTTCGAGATCTCCATCCCGTCGAGTCGGCGCTGACGGTCGGCGCTGGCGCGAGCTGCGGCGCAGGGAACCTGCACCGTGTTCGCCGCGAGGTGCTGATCAGGATGCCGTCTCGGTCGCGCCGGTGAGGTTGGTCGTCTCCCGAGCCAGGGCCGATGTCACGCTCGCGAAGCCGGCCTCGAGCCGGGGGCGCAGCTCGGGGTGGGTGAAGGCATACGCGTCGCCGCGCTCGATGCTGCGCACGACCAGCTCGCCGACCTCGGCGGGCGTGACCCAGCGCGCCGTCGGCAGGCGCTCCGCCAGGTCGACCTCGGTCAGGCCGCTGCCGCCGTCAAGCTCGGGCGGCCGGCTGCGCAGGCTGTGCTTGATGTTCGTCGACACGGTGCCGGGGTGCAGCACGGTGACACCGATTCCCACGCCGTCCGTCTCGAACTCGGCGCGAAGGACGTGGCTGAGCGCGTCGACGGCCGCCTTGCTCGCGACGTAGGGGGCGAATCCGGGTGGCGACAGGAACATCGACATCGACGAGGTATTGACGAGCCATGCACCGTCGGGGTTCGCCCGCAGATGGGGGAGGAATGCGTGGATGCCGTGGATGACGCCCCACAGATTGACGTCGAGCACCCACTTCCAGTCGGCCAGGGCGATCGACGAGATCGGCGATTCGGGGCCGACTCCCGCGTTGTTGACGAGGAGGTCGACCCGTCCCCGCGACGCCACCACGTCGTCGGCGAGGGCTTGCACGCTCGACGGATCGGTCACGTCGGTGCGCACCGGGAACGCGCCGATCTCGGCCGCGGCGGACACGAGGGCGTCCTCGTCCAGATCGGCGATGATGACGGTCGCGCCGTGACGCACGAGGGCCTCCGCGATGCCACGACCGATGCCGCTCGCTCCGCCCGTCACGACGGCGACCCGTCCGTTCCAATCGCTGATTCCTGCCATGCCGAGCTCTCCTCATCCCACACGATGGTGTCGCGGCCCGCCGGCGTTGATGCTCACCGGCGAGACCGTCTCAGGCTCGCCCACCCGGGGTCGTGGCGTACGTCTCAATCTGAGCCTGTTCCCGGGTGTTGCCGCACGCGGCGCGTGGGAGGCGGCGCGTCTCAGGCTGAGACCCGAGATCGGGCGCTGAATTTCTAGCGTTAACCACACAGTGCGGTATCCGCACAGTGCTGGGGCCGGATCCGCTGCCCCGTGCAGTTGCTCAACGCGAGGAGGATCACCAATGCACATCGGAGTGAACTTTGGTTTCGGCCGTGCCGACACGAGTGTGTCGGAGCACGACATCGTCAAGAACGAAACTGGGCTCGCCGTGCTCTCGGAGGAGCTCGGCTTCGACAGCGTCTGGGCGGTCGAGCACCACTTCACCGACTACTCGTTCTGCCCCGACAACCTGCAGTGGCTCGCATACGTCGGTGCCAAGACCGTCCGCATCAAGCTCGGCACGGGCGGGGTGATCCTGCCGTGGAACGACCCGCTGCGCGTCGCCGAGAAGCTCATGCTGCTCGACAACCTCACTGAGGGACGCGTGATCTTCGGTATGGGTCGCGGCCTCGCCCGCTCAGAGTTCGAAGGCATGCGAATTCCCGTCGGCGAATCGCGCGAGCGCTTCGACGAGATGCTGCCGATGATCATCCAAGGCCTCGAGACCGGCCACATGGAGGGCGCAGGCCCCCACTACGTGCAGCCGCGGGTGCAGATCAAGCCCGGCCCGTACGCGAGCTTCGCCGGCCGCATGTACACGGTCGCCGGCTCGGAGGAGTCGATGGTCGCGGCGGTCAAGAACCGCATCAGCGTGATGTCATTCCTCGTGCGTCCCGTCGACAAGCTCGTCGACACGTTCAACCTCTTCAACGACAAGTGGCGCGCGACGTGGGACGACGAGCCGGCCCCGGTGTGCCTCAACGTGAACATGTACTGCCACCCCGATCCCGAGGTCGCGAAGGAGCGCATGTACAAGCACGTCGGCGCGTTCTGGCAGCAGAACGTCGACCACTACGAGTTCACGGGCACCCACTTCGCAACCCAGAAGGGCTACGAGCGCTACGACGAGAAGGCCAAGTTCTTCCGCGAGCGCGGTGTCGAGCAGGCCGGCCGCGACTACGCCGACGCGGCGATCGGCGGCACGCCCGAGCAGATCCTCGAGAAGCTCGACTGGATCCAGAGCATCCTCGGGCGGTACGAGCTCGTCGTCGCGCCCGCGTTCGGCGGCATGCCGTACGACCAGGCCGAGGCGAGCCTGCGCCTGTTCGCAGAGGAGGTCGCCCCGAAGGCCCGCATCGCTTACGACGCGCGTGTTGCCGAGAAGAAGCTCGCGTCGTCGGGAGCGTCGGCGTGACCCAACAGGAGCAGGCCACCCTCGGCGACGCCGCCGGCAGCGGGACCGTGCCCGGCGTGACGCGCCGCATCGTCGACCAGGGCGTGCCGATGGCGGCCCGCGACGGCGTCGTGCTGCGGTCGGTCGTGCATCGCCTCGCCGGCCGGCGCACGCAGCCGATCGTGCTCGTGCGCAATCCCTACGGCGAACCGCTCACCCGCGGTCTGCCGATCGCCCCGCTGCTCGGGGCCGGCTTCGCGGTCGTCGTCCAGGACTGCCGCGGCACGGCTGACTCGGACGGCAAGTTCGTGCCGTTCGAGACCGAGGCGACCGACACCCTCGACGCGATCGACTGGTGCGGCACCCTGCCGTTCTCGAACGGCACGGTCGTGATGTACGGCGCGTCGTATTCGGGCATGGTGCAGCTCGCCGCGGCGGTGCACCGGCCGGATGCCCTGGCCGGGATCATCCCCGTCGTCACGCCCGACGACTATCAGACCCGCCTCGCCTACCGCGGCGGCGCATTCCAACTGGGCCAGCTGACGGGCTGGTACACGATGAAAGCCCTGCAGAGCATTACGTACCGCGCACAGCACGGAGAGCAGGTCGGGCCGCTGTTCGCGGCGTTCGGCGCGCACGCCGCCGACCCGTACGGCTCGGTCACGAGAACGCGCCTGGCGGATGCGCCGGTGCTCAGCGAAGTGCTGCCGACGTGGCGCACGTGGACGACGAACGACACGACGGGCGACTACTGGCCGAGCGTGAGCTACCGCGACCGCCGCGCCGAGGTCGCCGTGCCCGGCCTGCACGTCGGCGGCTGGTTCGATCTCTTCCTTGGCGGCACGATCAGCAATTTCGCGACCCTTCGCGAGCGCGCCGCGACCGAGCGCGCCCGCGATGGGCAGCGCCTCATCGTCGGCCCCTGGCAGCACACCGATCAGAGCGGTACGGTCGGAGACCTGTCATTCGGACCGCCCGCGTCGGCGGCCGGCCTCGGCCTCGAGGGGATCGTGACCGACTTTGCGGCGGCGACCGCGGCCGGCGCCCAGATCGCCGGCCCGCCCATTCGCCTCTACGTCATGAACGACGGCTGGCGCGACGAGCACGAATGGCCGCTCGCCCGAACGACCTTCACGCCGTGGTACCTGCAGCCGGGCGGCGGGCTCGGACCAGCGGTTCCAGACGTGGATGCCGCCGCCGCGGACGCCTCGACGTCGTACGTGCACGATCCTGCCGACCCGGTGCCGATGATCGGCGGCCAGTCGGGCATCATGGCCGGCGGTCTCGACGGCGGCAACCAGTGGACCGCGGGCCCTCGCGATCAGCGACCGCTCGATGGCCGCGACGACGTGCTGCGCTTCACCGGCGAGCCCCTTGCTGCCGACACCGAGGTGACGGGTCCGGTCGAGGTCGTGCTGCACGCCGCCACGAGCGCCGACGACGCCGACTTCGTCGCCCGTCTTGTCGACGTGTATCCCGACGGGCGCGCCATCGGTGTCGTCGACGGCGTCGTGCGGGCGAAGTTCCGCGATGGGCAGGACGAGGCGAAGCCCGTCACGCCCGGCGAGGTCACCGAGCTGCGCATCGATCTGTGGGCCACGAGCTGGTGCTTCGCGGCGGGGCACCGCATCCGCATCGATATCGCGAGTTCGTCGTACCCGAACTGGGACGTCAACCAGGGCGGCGCCGGGAACAACGCACTCGTCGAGCCCGGATCGGGGGCCAGGGCAACGCAGCACATCCACCACTGCACTGCCTTCCCATCACACGTCGTGCTGCCGCTGATCCCCGCGTCAACCGGCCCGGCGTCAACCGGCCCGTCGTGACCGGGACCTGCGGCGTCTCTGGGATGACGCGAAATGAAGGACGACGCGCCGGGCGCATCCGTGCGCGGTCAGTTGGCCCCGCGGATGACGATCTTCTCGGTCGAGACGGTCTCGACGTTCTCGTGGTCGACGGCGATCTCGACGTACACGCACGCATGCTCGCCGATCACCCCGCGAACCGAGCCCCGGAAGTCGGCGACGACCGGCCCCAGCGCGTCGATCGACGGCACGTTGGCGACCGTGACGCGCACGCCTGCGAAGGTCTGGCCCTCGTCGTCGGAACCGGCGGACACCTCGAGCACCTCGCCGATGTAGGGGCTCTCAAGGAGTGCGGCGCGGATCTTCTCGACGGTCTCAGTGGTCACGGTGTCCCTTTCGCAGTGGTGGTCCCAGGGTACCCGTCGAGCCCACGCAAGCTCGGTCGAATCGAACAATGATCGTGGGAAAACGTTGCATGTTCCCCACAGGCGGCGCCTTCCAAGATCACGCCACAGTAATGACCAGAACATGCTCGTCGCCTGAGCACCGCGCTGCTCGGCGGTTGCGGCCAGGCGCGGCAGGCCGCGAGGGGTCCGCGCCTAGAATCGCTGCGTGACCGCCTCCGATTCAGCAGCCGACCGCCCCGCCCAGCCCCACGCATCCACGTCGCTGCCGACGATCGCGATGCTCGGCGTCGGCAATATGTCGGGCGCCGTGCTCGCAGGGCTCACGCGACCCGGCTACGGGCCGACCGAGCCGATCCGCGTCACGAACCGCACCGAGGCACGGGCGGCGACCCACCGGAGCGAGCGGGTCATCGCGCACGCGCTCGAGAACACCCCGACGGCGAACGTCGACGCGGCGCTCGGCGCCGGCGTCGTCGTCCTCGGCGTGAAGCCGGGCATGATCGCCGACCTGCTCGACGAGGTGCGCGACGCGATCTCCCCGGATGCCGTGGTCGTCTCGGTGGCCGCGGGCGTCACGATCGAATCGATCGAGCGGCGCCTCGCGCCCGGCACGCGCGTCGTACGCGCCATGCCGAACACACCGGCAACGCTCGGCCTCGGAGTCACCGGCATCGCCCGCGGCACCACGGCGGACGATCGCGCAATCGCCGATGCCCGCGCGCTCTTCGAGGCGGTCGGTGACGTCGTGGAGGTCTATGAGGCGCAGCTCGACATCGTGACGGGCATCTCGGGCTCCGGGCCCGCCTATGTCTACCTTGTCGTCGAAGAGCTCATGCGCACCGCCGAGGTGCTCGGACTCGACGCCGAGCGGGCGCGAACCCTCGCCGTCGGAACCGTGCGCGGCGCCGGTGCCATGCTCGCGGCGGCGCCCGAGACCGAGCCGTCCGAGCTGCGTCATCGCGTCACCAGCCCCGGCGGCACGACCGAGCGTGCGATCGCCGTCTTGCAGCAGGGCGGCCTCGGAGACCTCATCGAGCGGGCCGTGCGCGCCAACATTCAGCGCTCCAACGAACTCGCGGCCGAGAACTCCTGATCGGCGATGAGCGCGATGGCACGGGGGCACGAGTTCACGGAGGACGCCTACGCCGTCCTCGGCGTCGCACGCGGCGCCGATGACGACGAGATCCGCCGCGCCGCACGCCTGAAACAGCGAGAGGCGCACCCGGATCTCGGTGGCTCATCGGAGGCGTTCGTGCGCGTTCGGCTCGCGGTCGAGGTGCTCACTGACCCGGAGCTTCGAGCCGAGCACGACGTCTGGCTCGAACGGCGCACCAGGGGCGGCGCCAGGCGGTTGCGCATGCAGCGACGTGGCGCCCAGGCGGGGCCCGGAGGCCGCGGCGCGGCGCGGCGCGAATCGACCGGCCCGGCGGGGGCGCGCCGCCCGCCGGGCACCTTCGTTCCGCGGGCCGAGACGCCGCCACCGGACCGCATCCCGAAACCACGAACCGACGTGCGGCGCATGGCGTGGTACCGCACCGCATGGAGTGACGCGCCCCTGCAGTGGCCGCCGGCGGTCGCCGCGCTGCCCCCGCTGCGTGCGCGCGAGCTCGCCGTGCTGCTCGCGCACGCGCTCGTGCTCGTGGCCGGGACACTCCTGCTCACGCTCCCGGGATCGATCGCCGAGTGGCGATTGCCCGATCCGTTCGGGGGCGACGCCCTGTCGCTGTGGCCCGCGATCGCGGTCTTCGCTCTTCTCGGCGCAGGGTGGATGCTGTGCCGCGTGCTCGTACGCGCCCGCGTGTTCGCGCGCGTCGCCTACGTCGTGACGCTCGCGGTGTCGATCGGTATGTCGGCGTTCGCGCTGGTCATCGCACTGTTCTCGCTGGCGGTCTCGCCCGAGCTGTTCACGGATGCCGTGTTCCTGCGCAGCATCGTTCAGGTGGCGGTGTTCGGCGCCTATGCGGCCACCGCCTTCGCACTGTGGCACACGTTCGCGCCCCGCACCCGCGCCGTGCTGCGTGACCGGCTGCTCGTCTCCCTCGCCGCGGAGTCGGCGCCCCCGCTCGACGACCGCTCGAGAGTGTGGGGCCGGCCCGGCCAGACCGCGATGGGCGGCGAGGACACTCCGATCAGCGTGAACCCCATGCGCGCGAAGCTCGCGCAGCAGGTGGTCGGCGAGGCGCTGGGACAGCTGCAGCGCATGCCGGGAGTGCGGATCGTGCACGGTCTCAGGGCGGCAGGGCTCGGCACGGTCGCGCACGCCGTTATCGCGGGGCGCAGCATCGCCCTCATCGACGCGCAGCTTTGGGCGCCGGGAACCTACGGCGTCGGCGCAAACGGCATGGTCACCCGCGACGGCGAAGACGTGGCTTCGGCCGCCGCCGAGTTCCCGCACGTCGTCGAGCGGTTCCACCGGCTCTTCGGCGAGACCGCGAGGGTCAAGGGGTGGATCACGGTGCTGCCTGAAAGCGAGGGCGATCTGAACGTCGACACCAGCCGCACCTGGCAGCGCGTCCGCCTCGCGACCCTGAATGACACGCTCCGGGAGGTCGGCGATTGGCTGGCACCCGAGGGCGAGCGCGTCGACCGCCTGCTGCTGCGAGACCTGCTGCGGCACCGCGCCTGAGGCGCGCGCCCCGCCTGCGGCGCGCGCCCCGCCTGCGGCCGGGTGCCGAAACGCCTCCGACGGCCCGACGGTCCCCGCGCCCCCGCGCTCGCGCCTTTTGAGCATCCCGTGCCGGCGCGTCGCGTACCCTCGCTGTCGTCCAAAGCCCGACCTCTCCGCCGACATAAGATGAAAGCGGGCCGTCGGGATGAGCGCATCCCCGCTCGAAACCGCTCGAGATTGCCACGAACCCTGCTCGCGACGAACCCCTTCTCGCGCACGCATCGACTCCGGAGGCCACCACGATGGAAGCCCTGCTCACCGTCACCGACCTGACGAAGCACTTCGGCGAGACGATCGCGCTGAAAGGCGTGCAGATGCAGGTCAGCCGCGGAGAGATCGTCGGCCTCGTCGGCGAGAACGGCGCGGGCAAGTCGACGCTCGTGAGCATCCTCGGCGGCTGGACGACGCCAGACGGCGGTCAGCTCGTGCTCGACGACGAGCCGTTTCGGCCCGGGTCGCCGAGCGAAGCGCTGCTGGCGGGAGTCGGGTCGATTCAGCAGCAGTTCGAGGTCGACGCCAGGCAGACCATCGCGCACAACATCTTCCGGTCGTCGTACAACGCCGACCTCCCGGTCGACGAGCAGAATGAGCTCGCGCGGGAACTCATGGCGAGCGTCGGGCTCGACTTCGACCCCGAGCGGCGCATGGGCGAGCTCGTGCGAGCCGAGCAAGCACTCGTCGAGGTGATGCGGGTGATGGCCGAGGAGTCTCAACTCGTGCTCATGGACGAGGTCGCGTCAACCTTCAACGACTTCGAGATCTCACAGCTGCACGAGGTCACGCGCCGACTCGCGCGGGCGGGTCGCGCCGTGATCTACATCACGCACCGCATCGACGAGATCGCGTCGCTCGTCGACAGGGTCGTGGTGCTGCGCGACGGGCTCGTGACGCGCGAGTTCTCGCCGCACGCGTTGCCCCACACCGACATCGCCTACGAGATCACGCAGCGCGAACTGACGTTCGGTGAGCGACCCGCGCCGCTCGGCGGCGATGGAGCAGAGCACGCCGTCGCGGGCGAGGGCGGCGTCGCCGCGCGCACCCGGCTCGACGTGGAGGGGCTCTCGACGCCGGACGGCGCCGTGCGAGGGGTGTCGTTCGCGCTTCGCCGCGGCGAGGTCTTCGGGCTCACCGGCCTACGGCGCGCGGGGATGAGCGAGCTCGCGGCTGCGCTCGTGGGGGCGGCGCCGGCGAGCTGGCAGCGCTACCGCAAGGACGGGACCGACGTGCTGCTGCGCGAGCCGGCCGACGCGCTGAAACTGCGCATCGGCTATCTGTCGGATCGCGATGACGAGCTCGGCCTGCGAACCGAGCACTCGATCGCCGAGAACCTGGTGACGGAGCGCGAGAACGCAACGACGCTCGACGAATTCCAGGCCCTGCGCGAGGCGGTGGCCCAGGTGCATCGCCTCCGGATCACGTCGACCGGGGTCGGCGGCGAGGTCGGCCACCTGTCGGTCGGCAACCAGCAGAAGGTGGCGGTGGCACGGTGGATGGGCGCCGGATGCGATGTGCTCGTGCTGAATCACCCAACACGGGGCATCGACGTGGGCGCGCGCCACGACATCACCGAGATGCTGCACGAGCTGGCC
This sequence is a window from Pseudoclavibacter endophyticus. Protein-coding genes within it:
- a CDS encoding LLM class flavin-dependent oxidoreductase, producing MHIGVNFGFGRADTSVSEHDIVKNETGLAVLSEELGFDSVWAVEHHFTDYSFCPDNLQWLAYVGAKTVRIKLGTGGVILPWNDPLRVAEKLMLLDNLTEGRVIFGMGRGLARSEFEGMRIPVGESRERFDEMLPMIIQGLETGHMEGAGPHYVQPRVQIKPGPYASFAGRMYTVAGSEESMVAAVKNRISVMSFLVRPVDKLVDTFNLFNDKWRATWDDEPAPVCLNVNMYCHPDPEVAKERMYKHVGAFWQQNVDHYEFTGTHFATQKGYERYDEKAKFFRERGVEQAGRDYADAAIGGTPEQILEKLDWIQSILGRYELVVAPAFGGMPYDQAEASLRLFAEEVAPKARIAYDARVAEKKLASSGASA
- a CDS encoding CocE/NonD family hydrolase; the encoded protein is MTQQEQATLGDAAGSGTVPGVTRRIVDQGVPMAARDGVVLRSVVHRLAGRRTQPIVLVRNPYGEPLTRGLPIAPLLGAGFAVVVQDCRGTADSDGKFVPFETEATDTLDAIDWCGTLPFSNGTVVMYGASYSGMVQLAAAVHRPDALAGIIPVVTPDDYQTRLAYRGGAFQLGQLTGWYTMKALQSITYRAQHGEQVGPLFAAFGAHAADPYGSVTRTRLADAPVLSEVLPTWRTWTTNDTTGDYWPSVSYRDRRAEVAVPGLHVGGWFDLFLGGTISNFATLRERAATERARDGQRLIVGPWQHTDQSGTVGDLSFGPPASAAGLGLEGIVTDFAAATAAGAQIAGPPIRLYVMNDGWRDEHEWPLARTTFTPWYLQPGGGLGPAVPDVDAAAADASTSYVHDPADPVPMIGGQSGIMAGGLDGGNQWTAGPRDQRPLDGRDDVLRFTGEPLAADTEVTGPVEVVLHAATSADDADFVARLVDVYPDGRAIGVVDGVVRAKFRDGQDEAKPVTPGEVTELRIDLWATSWCFAAGHRIRIDIASSSYPNWDVNQGGAGNNALVEPGSGARATQHIHHCTAFPSHVVLPLIPASTGPASTGPS
- the proC gene encoding pyrroline-5-carboxylate reductase, producing the protein MTASDSAADRPAQPHASTSLPTIAMLGVGNMSGAVLAGLTRPGYGPTEPIRVTNRTEARAATHRSERVIAHALENTPTANVDAALGAGVVVLGVKPGMIADLLDEVRDAISPDAVVVSVAAGVTIESIERRLAPGTRVVRAMPNTPATLGLGVTGIARGTTADDRAIADARALFEAVGDVVEVYEAQLDIVTGISGSGPAYVYLVVEELMRTAEVLGLDAERARTLAVGTVRGAGAMLAAAPETEPSELRHRVTSPGGTTERAIAVLQQGGLGDLIERAVRANIQRSNELAAENS
- a CDS encoding J domain-containing protein gives rise to the protein MARGHEFTEDAYAVLGVARGADDDEIRRAARLKQREAHPDLGGSSEAFVRVRLAVEVLTDPELRAEHDVWLERRTRGGARRLRMQRRGAQAGPGGRGAARRESTGPAGARRPPGTFVPRAETPPPDRIPKPRTDVRRMAWYRTAWSDAPLQWPPAVAALPPLRARELAVLLAHALVLVAGTLLLTLPGSIAEWRLPDPFGGDALSLWPAIAVFALLGAGWMLCRVLVRARVFARVAYVVTLAVSIGMSAFALVIALFSLAVSPELFTDAVFLRSIVQVAVFGAYAATAFALWHTFAPRTRAVLRDRLLVSLAAESAPPLDDRSRVWGRPGQTAMGGEDTPISVNPMRAKLAQQVVGEALGQLQRMPGVRIVHGLRAAGLGTVAHAVIAGRSIALIDAQLWAPGTYGVGANGMVTRDGEDVASAAAEFPHVVERFHRLFGETARVKGWITVLPESEGDLNVDTSRTWQRVRLATLNDTLREVGDWLAPEGERVDRLLLRDLLRHRA